In the genome of Palaemon carinicauda isolate YSFRI2023 chromosome 13, ASM3689809v2, whole genome shotgun sequence, one region contains:
- the LOC137652315 gene encoding SCAN domain-containing protein 3-like, giving the protein MVKNSGSQPVVRIPLVVRKGLPGARIQLLDKQMHNSLDDANERQPVTSGSLKADWLRDESGRGEHCNMGHLGRALSSTRFDMPKRKYDPAYIKYCFIAIEHGGKALPQCVVCMKSLSNLAMKPSLLKRHLETNHADKKDRDQCYFQRLGENVKRQCMDKTGQIYQKGAGIVKASNEVALLVAKNMKAHTIAESLIMPAAKILVSHMIGEEAVAKLESVSVSNNTVQSRIEEMLVDIADQVVEGVKSSKYGFAIQLDESTDVTNCS; this is encoded by the exons atggtgaagaacaGTGGTTCTCAACCTGTGGTACgcataccactagtggtacgcaagggccttccaggtg CGAGAATCCAGTTGCTTGATAAGCAAATGCATAATTCTCTGGATGACGCCAATGAGCGTCAGCCAGTGACGTCAGGGTCACTGAAAGCTGATTGGTTGAGAGACGAGTCCGGGCGGGGAGAGCATTGCAATATGGGGCATTTAGGAAGGGCACTCAGCAGTACAA GATTTGACATGCCAAAGAGAAAATATGACCCTGCATACATAAAGTATTGTTTCATTGCAATCGAACATGGAGGAAAAGCTCTTCCGCAGTGTGTGGTCTGTATGAAGTCCCTTTCCAATTTGGCTATGAAACCCAGCCTGCTCAAACGTCATCTTGAGACTAATCACGCGGACAAGAAGGACCGAGATCAGTGCTACTTCCAGAGACTTGGCGAGAACGTGAAGAGGCAGTGCATGGACAAGACTGGCCAGATCTACCAGAAGGGAGCAGGAATTGTGAAAGCATCCAATGAAGTCGCTCTCCTGGTGGCTAAAAACATGAAAGCGCATACCATTGCAGAGTCTCTCATCATGCCAGCGGCAAAGATCTTGGTCAGCCACATGATTGGAGAGGAGGCGGTGGCGAAGTTGGAGAGTGTTTCCGTCTCTAACAACACTGTACAAAGCCGTATCGAGGAGATGTTGGTCGACATTGCCGACCAAGTGGTTGAGGGAGTGAAATCCTCAAAGTATGGGTTTGCCATTCAACTCGACGAATCGACGGACGTCACCAACTGCTCTTAA